A stretch of Physeter macrocephalus isolate SW-GA chromosome 6, ASM283717v5, whole genome shotgun sequence DNA encodes these proteins:
- the LOC102994253 gene encoding BET1 homolog produces the protein MRHAGLGEGVPPGNYGNYGYANSGYRACEEENERLTESLRNKVTATKSLSIEIGHEVKHQNKLLAEMDSQFDATTGLLGKTMRKLKILSRGSQPKLLCYMMLFSLFVIFVIYWIIKLR, from the coding sequence ATGAGGCATGCGGGCCTGGGTGAAGGAGTACCTCCTGGCAACTATGGGAACTATGGCTATGCTAATAGTGGTTATAGGGCctgtgaagaagaaaatgagagactcacggaaagtctgagaaacaaaGTAACTGCTACAAAATCTCTTTCTATTGAAATAGGCCATGAAgttaaacatcaaaataaattattagctGAAATGGATTCACAGTTTGATGCTACAACTGGACTTCTAGGTAAAaccatgagaaaactgaagatttTATCCAGAGGGAGCCAACCAAAGCTGCTGTGCTATATGATGCTGTTTTCATTGTTtgtcatttttgtcatttattggATTATTAAACTGAGGTGA